From a single Natronorubrum tibetense GA33 genomic region:
- a CDS encoding universal stress protein translates to MYDDVLIPTDGSDGTRQSITHGVTIATQFDATIHALSIVPEGPLGTLQSDAAAPAAHRAVERVAVDAERAGVDVETAVEQGVPHEEILAYADEHDIDMIVMGTQGRTGLDRVLVGSVTERIVRMADVPVVTVRFTDDIRIEDAEEADRIAREALVAESPDADAEAITSLEEPHRTSASWIVSLETDSETAHVHVDALTGEARVARRE, encoded by the coding sequence ATGTACGACGACGTGCTCATTCCGACGGACGGAAGCGACGGAACGCGACAGTCGATCACCCACGGGGTGACGATCGCGACGCAGTTCGACGCGACGATTCACGCCCTGTCGATCGTTCCAGAAGGGCCGCTCGGGACGCTGCAGAGCGATGCGGCCGCGCCCGCCGCCCACCGGGCAGTCGAACGCGTCGCGGTCGACGCCGAACGAGCGGGCGTCGACGTCGAGACGGCGGTCGAACAGGGCGTTCCCCACGAGGAGATCCTCGCGTACGCCGACGAACACGATATCGACATGATCGTAATGGGGACGCAGGGTCGCACCGGCCTCGACCGCGTGCTGGTCGGTAGCGTCACCGAACGGATCGTCCGCATGGCCGACGTCCCGGTCGTGACCGTTCGCTTCACGGACGACATTCGAATCGAGGACGCCGAGGAGGCCGACCGAATCGCCCGAGAGGCCCTCGTGGCCGAATCGCCCGATGCCGACGCCGAGGCCATCACCTCACTCGAGGAGCCACATCGGACCAGCGCGTCCTGGATCGTCTCGCTCGAGACCGACAGCGAAACCGCCCACGTTCACGTCGACGCGTTGACTGGAGAGGCACGCGTCGCGAGACGCGAGTAG